The Amorphus orientalis genomic interval CGCTCGACGTCAATCTGACGCTCGAAAGCCGGCAGGATGGTCCCCGGTCCGTCCCGGCCTCTGAATTCTTTGCCGGCGTCATGGCGACGACGGCCCGCGAGGACGAGATGATGACGGCCGCCACCATCGCGGAGCTGCCGGGCGCGACGCGCTGGGGCTTTTCCGAGTTCGGCCGCCGGACCGGCGACTACGCCACCGTGCTGGCCCTCGCGCTGTACGAGCTGAAGGGCGGCCGCATGACCCGCGTCCGGATCGCCACCGGCGGTGCGGAAGCCGTGCCGAGGCGCCTGAGCGAGGTCGAGGAGGCACTGGAAGGCTCCGCCCCGAGCAAACCGCGCTTCCTGCAGGCGGCCGAACTTGCCGCCGAGATCATCGACCCCCTGGAGGACTATCAGGCCGACGCCCTCTATCGTCGCGACCTCGTTCGCAGCATGGTGCTGCGCGCCCTGCAGCAGACCACCAGATGAGCCGTCCCGTGCCTTGCCCCCTTCCCAGCGTTCGCCCTTGCAGGCTCCGGAGCGCGCCATGAGCGGCCGCGTCTCCGTGTCTTTCCGCCTGAACGGGTCGGACTGCACCGCCGAGGTCGAGCCGCGCCAGACCGTCGCGGATCTCCTGCGCGCGATGCACCTGACCGGCACCCCGGTCGGCTGCGAACAGGGCGTCTGCGGAAGCTGCACGGTCATCGTGGACGATGACCCGGCCCGCGCCTGCCTCATGTTCGCCTGTCAGCTGGAAGGACGCAGTCTGCGCACGGTCGAAGGCCTTGCCACCGGCGGCAGGCTTCATGCGCTTCAGGAGGCGTTCGACGAGGAGGACGCCGTCCAGTGCGGCTTCTGCACGCCGGGTTTCCTGATGCTCGCGGCCGCCGCGCTGGAACACGATCCGTTCCTGAACGACGACGCCATCGACGCGCTGGTTTCCATGAATTTGTGCCGCTGCACGGGCTACGGACCGATCCGACGTGCCATCCGCCGGGCGGCGAAGGAAGCCAGGCGGGCCCCGTGATGCGTCATCTCGGCCGTCCCCTTACCCGCCTGGAAAGCGGACCGCTGGTCGCCGGCCGCGGCTGGTTCGTCAGCGGCATCGCCCTGCCCGACCAGCTCGCCCTCCGGGTCATCCGCTCGCCCTACCCGCACGCCCGCATCACCGATCTGCAGCTCGACGCGGCCCGCGCCGTTCCCGGCGTCGTCGCGGTCTGGACCTCCGACGATCTGGGCGATGTCGGTCCGATCGGGTACCGGGTCGACACCGGTGACGATCTCGCCGCCTTCCGCCAGCCGATCCTGGCGCGGGACGTAGCCCGCTATGTCGGCGAACCCGTTGCCGTGGTCATCGCAGACACGCCGGCAATCGCCGAGGACGCGGCCGAACGGGTCGAGATCGGCGCCGACCTTCTGGACGTTGCCGTCGATTCCAGCGTGCCGCACGGGCCCGACACCGTGCCGGGCAGCCTGGCCGCCGTCGTCGACAAGGGCTACGGCGATGTCGATGCCGCGTTCAGCCGGGCGGATGTGATCGTCGAGCTGGACCTCGCAATCGCCCGCCAGGCGGCCATGCCGCTGGAGACCCGCGGCCTCGTGGCAAAGTGGGACGGCGCGCGCGACGTGCTGGAAGTCTATGGCGCGGCGAAGCTGCCCCATATCGATCGGGACCTGCTGGCGGGCCTGGTCGGCCGCCCGGCGTCACGGATCTTCCTCTATGAAGGACATGTGGGCGGGTCGTTCGGCGTACGCGGCGAAATCGGCCCTGAAGATGTTCTCGTCTGCCTTGCCGCGCTCCGTCTCGGCCGGCCGGTCGGCTGGGTGGAGGACCGGCGCGAACACATCCTTGCGGCCAGTCCCGGCCGGGCCCAGCGTCATCTGGCGCGCGTTGCCGCCGGGGATGACGGACGCCTCCTTGCGATCGACGTCAACTTCCAGCTCGACCAGGGTGCCTACCTCCGCCCCGACGCGCTGACCGCGGCGGACCTCACCGCCGCCATGCTGCCGGGGCCCTATGAACTGCCAGCCTACCGGGTACGCGGCGAGGTGCTCCTGACCAACAAGACGCCCCTCGGCCCCTGCCGCGGCGGCGGGGTCGCGGAGGCGGCCTTTGTTCGCGAGCGGCTGATGGATGCGGTCGCCGACAGGCTCGGGATCGACCCAACGGAGCTGCGCGCGCGCAATCTGATCCCGCGGGACGCGATGCCCTTCAAGCGTCCGATGACGGTGCTGGACTGGCCAGTGGTCTACGATTCCGGCGACTATGCCGGCCTTCTGGAGCGGGCTGCCGAAACCCTCGGCATCGATGCGCTCCACCGCCGTCTGGCGGCCCGCAGGGCCAAGGGCGAACTGGTCGGGCTCGGCCTGTCGATCGTGGTCGAACCGTCTGCCGGCGGCGGCGGCGACGGCGTCCGCATCACCATCGACGACACCGGCACCGTCGAAGTGGTCACCGGAGCTGCCGATATCGGCCAGGGCGTCGAGACCGTAATCGCCCAGATCGTCGCCGATATCCTCGCCGTTCCCTATACCGACGTGCGCGTCGTCCATGGCCGGACCGACTGGATCGGCTTCGGCCAGGGCGCGCGCGGCAACCGCACCACCGTCATGACCGGGACGGCCGCGCAGCAGGCGGCGGAAAAGGTCCGCGAGAAGGCGCTCGCGGCAGCAGCCGCCCTGATCGGCGTCTCCGCCGAGCGCCTCATGCTGGAGGCCGGAGAAGTCCGCGCCATCGATCATTCCGATGCGCCCGGGCTGCCGATTGGCGCCGTCGCGCGCGCCCTGCGCCCGGAACGGGTCGCAGCCCTCGGCCCGGACCTCGCGCCGGACGACGGAGCGGGACTTTCCGGTGAGGCCTGGGTAACCCTCGACGGCCCGACCTATCCTTACGCCGTTCACGCTGCGGTCGTCGCCGTGGACGAAGACACCGGCGCCGCAACGGTGGAGCGCTATCTGGTCGCCGCCGACGTCGGCAACGCGATCAATCCCCGGCTGATCGAGGGCCAGCTTTCCGGCGGCGCGGCCCACGGGATCGGCGGCGCGCTGTCGGAGGAACTCGCCTATTCGCCCGGGGGCGAACCCCTGGCCATGACGCTGTCGGATTACGTGCTGCCGACGGCCGATCAGATCCCGGACATCGAATGCCTGATCGCCGACGACGCCCCCTCTCCGCTGACGCCCCTCGGCATGAAGGGATGCGGCGGGCTCGGCACGAGCGGCGCGGGCGCGGCGATCGCAGCGGCGATCGATGCCGCCATCGGCCAGCCCGGTGCGATCACGGAACTGCCGGTCACCCCGGCGCGCCTGCGCGCGATCCTCCGGGGCGTCGGCTGAAGACGGGCGTCAGACGCCGAGATAGCGGGCCTGGGCGTCCGGGTCGGAGACAAGCGCGTCCATCGTGCCGGAAAAGCACACCCGGCCCTGCTCCAGGACGACCGCCCGGTCGGCCACCGCGCGCGCGAAGCCCAGATTCTGCTCGCACAACAGGACCGACAGGCCTTCCGCCTTCAGGGCGCGGACCGTGGCCGCCATTTCCTCCACGATGAGCGGCGCCACGCCTTCCGAGGGCTCGTCGAGGAGAAGCGCCAGCGGATTGCTCATCAGCGTCCGCGCCACCGTCAGCATCTGCTGTTCGCCGCCCGACATGGCGCCGCCCGCCCGACCCGGCATTCGCGCCAGATTGGGAAACAGGCGGAACAGGTCCGCCTGGGTCCAGGACGGCGCCGGGCGACCGTCCGGCCAGGTGCGTGGCGGATGCCGGCCGATGTCGAGATTTTCCTCCAGCGTCAGCCCCTTGAAGATGCGCCGGTCCTCGGGAACGTATCCGAGGCCGGCCCGCGCGATCCGGTAGGCGGGCGCTCCGACGATGGACTGGCCCAGAAAGCGCACCGCGCCGTCCACCCGGACACCGAGGCCCATGATCGCCTTCAGCGTGGTGGATTTTCCCGCGCCGTTGCGCCCCATCAGCGCCACGACCTCGCCGCGGCCAAGCGTCAGGTCCACATCGAACAGGATCTGCGCCTCGCCATACCAGGCCGACAGCGCTTCGATTTCCAGAACCGGGCTCATGCGCGCGCCTCCGGGCCGGTGCCGAGATAGCGCTCCTGCACCGTCCTGTCGGCGCGAACCTCGTCCGGCGTACCGCTTGCGATCAGCCGGCCGTCGGCGAGCACCAGAACCCGGTCGGCGAAGGAGAACACCACGTCCATCGAGTGTTCGGTGAACAGCACCGAGACCTGGCCGTCGGCCACGACGCCGCGCACCAGCTCCACCAGTCCGGCGCGCTCCTGCGGCGCCATGCCGGCCGCCGGCTCGTCCATCAGCAGCAGGCGCGGACGGTTGGCGAGCGCGATCGCCAGCTCCAGGCGCTTCACGTCGCCATAGGCGAGCATGCGCGCCGCGCGGTCGGCGCTGTCGGCAAGGCCGACCCGGGCCAGAAGCGCCACGGCCTCGGACCGGTGCCGCTTCGCGACCGCGCCGGCGAACCGGAAGATCTCGCGCCGGTGGGACAGGAGCGCGAGCTGCACGTTCTCCGCAACGGTCATGGTCGGAAAAACGGTCGCGATCTGGAACGTGCGCGCGATTCCCAGCCGAAACAGCTGGCGCGGCTTCAGGCCCGAGATCGTCTGACCATCGAACACGATCTCGCCCGTATCGGCGGCGAGCTGACCGTCGATCAGATTGAAGCAGGTGGACTTCCCGGCCCCGTTCGGTCCGATCAGGGCGACCGCCTCCCCGGCCCCGACGGTGAAGCTCACATCGTCGACCGCCGTGACGCCCCCGAAGCGCCGGGAGAGGTTTTTGACCGCCAGAAGGCTCATGCGGCCCGCCTCCTGAGCGTCCGGACCGCCCGCGTCACCGTTCCCATGATGCCGCCCGGCATGACCAGAACGATCAACAGGATGATCCCGCCCAGAAGGGCGCGCCAGTAGTCCGTCGCCCGGGAGACGGTGTCGGAGAGCCAGGTGAACACGGTCGCGCCGACGATGGGGCCCCCGAGGGAATGAACGCCGCCGAGCAGCACCATGGCGAGACCATCGACCGATTTGGCGATCGACGCGATCTCCGGCGACACCGAGCCCTTGGAGAAGGCGAACAGCGCTCCCGCCAGGCCCGCGAGCGCGCCGGCGATGACGAATGCCAGCCAGTGGACGCGCAGGACGCCGATCCCGATCGCCTCGGACCTAAGCGGCGAATCGCGGCCCGCCCGCATCGCGTAGCCGAATGGCGCATAGGTGATCGTGCGGATGGCGAAGACGCCTGCAACCGTGACCGCAAGCGCCAGCAGATAGAGCCCGCCACGGCTGTCGAAGGGCGCCGGCGGCCAGACGCCGAAGATGCCGTTTGACCCCCCGGTAACCGCTTCCCACTGGTGCAGGATCGACCAGACGATCTGGGCGAAGGCGAGCGTCAGCATCGCCAGATAGACGCCGGAGAGCCGGACGCAGAACCAGCCAAACAGGGCGGCCCCGGCTGCGGCCGCGAGCGGCGCAACCACGAACGCGGGTCCCATCGGCAGGCCGAGCTTGGTGACGGCCAGGGCCGCGCCGTACGCGCCGAGGCCGAAATAGGCCGCGTGCCCGAACGAATCGAGCCCGGCCGGCCCCATGATGAAGTGCAGGCTGGCCGCGAACAGGACCGCGATCAGGATGTCGGTCGCGATGACCAGCGAATACGGCCGGTCGGCGGCCGCTAGCGGCAGCAGCGCAAGGACGAGGATCAGGACGAGCGCGGCGCCCCTGAACCGCCATCCCTGCACCCTCAGCGGGGCTTCCGGCGGCGCCGACGAGCGCACCGGCGGCGGCGCCCGTCCGAGAAGCCCGTAGGGCCGGATCACGAGGACGACAGCCATCACCACGAATTCGGCGACGAGCGTGAACTTCGACAGGTTGAGATCGAGCCCGAACACGCTGATCTGGCCGATGCCGATGCAGAGCGCCTTGATCTCCGCGATCAGGATCGCCGCCAGGAACGCGCCGGGAATCGAGCCCATTCCGCCGACCACGGTCACCACGAAGGCGTCGGCGATGATGTCGAGATCCAGCGTGAGCGTGGCTGGCTGTCGGGGCAGTTGCAGCGCGCCTCCCAGTCCTGCGAGACCCGCGGCCAGCGCGAACACGGCCGTGAACAGGAGCGCCTGATTCACGCCGAGCGCGCCGACCATCTCCCGGTCCTCGGTCGCCGCCCGGATCAGCCGGCCGAACCGGCTGCGCGAGACCAGCACGTGCAGCGCCAGAAGCACGGCCGGGCCGATGGCGATCAGAAACAGGTCGTAGGTCGGAAAGCGGCGGCCGAGCAGCGTCACCGCGCCTTCGAGGCCGGCGGCGCGGGGCCCGAGAAGATCCTCCGGCCCCCAGAGATAGAGGGCCGCGTCGTTGAGGACCAGCAGCACCGCGAAGGTCGACAGGAGCTGAAACAGCTCCGGCGCCCGGTAGAGCCGTCTGAGGATCGCGACTTCGATGACGACCCCGAGGCCGGCGACGATCAGCGGCGCCACGAGAAGCGCACCCCAGAAGCCGAGCGCACCCCCGACGGTCGTGGCGACCGTCCAGGCGAGATAGAGCCCCAGCATGAAGAAGGAGCCGTGTGCCAGGTTCACGATCCGGGTGACGCCGAAGACCAGCGACAGCCCGGCCGCCACCATGAACAGCGACGACGCCTGGGCGAGCCCGTTAAGTGCCTGGAAGAGAAGGCCGTCGAGTGTCATCGCACGCTCACGGAATGCGCCCGCCGACCGGGTCCGGCCGCGGGCGCCTCACGTTATTGCCGTCAATGGTGGAGCGGCCGGCTCAGTCGGCCGGGCGAAGCTCGCGCACCATCTCGTCGCTCGGCATGACCTCCTCGCCGGAAACGTAGCGGAAATCCACCATCCGCCCCTCGCCGTCGACGAGATCGAGGCTGCCCACATAGGCCCCCATTGTGGACTGGTGATCGATCTCGCGGAAGGTCACGTCCCCGAACGGCGTCTCGACGGTCAGCCCCTTGAACGCGTCGACCAGCGCCTCCGTATCGGTCGTGCCGGCCTTTTCGATACCGGCGGCGATCGCCTTGATGGTGGAGTAGCCGACCACGGATCCGAGATAGGGATTGTCGTCGAACATCTCCTGATAGGCGCTCAGGAACGCATCGTGTTCCGGCGTGTCGATGCCGTACCAGGGGTAGCCGGTCACCGCCCACCCGGTCGGCGTGTCGCCACCGAGCGGATTCAGATATTCCGGCTCGCCGGTGATCAGGCTGACGACCGCCATCTCGTCGAACAGGCCGCGCGTCTGGCCTTCCCGGACGAACTGGGCGAGATCGCCGGCGAACAGCGCATTGAAGATGCCGTCGGGCCGGCTGTCGGCCAGCGCCTGAACGACCGCGCCCGCATCGATCTTGCGCAGCGGCGGCGCCTGCTCGGTCACGATTTCCGCGTCCGGCACGCGCTCCTTCAGGAGCTGCTTGAACGTCTCGGCGGCGGACGTGCCGTATTCGTAGTTCGGATAGACCAGCGCCCAGCGCTTAGCGCCCGAAGCCTCGACAGCGTCCATCAGCATGGCGACCTGCATGTAGGTCGAGGGTCGGAGCCGGAACGTGTAGCGGTTGCCGTTCTCCCAGGTCAGCTTGTCGGAGAGCGGCTCTGAGGCCAGGAAGAAGACCTTCCGCTGCTTGGCGTACTCGGCGACCGCAAGCCCGACGTTCGACAGGAACGTTCCGGCCAGAAGATCGACCCCTTCGCGGGCGACGAGCTCCTCGGCGGTGCGAACCGCGTCGCCCGGATTGGCGCCGTCGTCGCGGGCGACGACCTCGAGCGGCCTTCCGAGCACGCCGCCGGCCGCGTTGACCTCTTCGACAGCCAGCTCCATCCCCTTGGAATACGGTTCAAGAAATGCCGGTATCGCCTTGTAGCTGTTCATCTCTCCGATCTTGATCGGATCCTGGGCCGCGCTCGGAACGATCGCTGCCAGAGCGAATGCCAGTCCGGTTGCCGCGCGAATTCCCCATCCTGCCATCATCGGCTTCTCCCTTTC includes:
- a CDS encoding xanthine dehydrogenase family protein molybdopterin-binding subunit; its protein translation is MRHLGRPLTRLESGPLVAGRGWFVSGIALPDQLALRVIRSPYPHARITDLQLDAARAVPGVVAVWTSDDLGDVGPIGYRVDTGDDLAAFRQPILARDVARYVGEPVAVVIADTPAIAEDAAERVEIGADLLDVAVDSSVPHGPDTVPGSLAAVVDKGYGDVDAAFSRADVIVELDLAIARQAAMPLETRGLVAKWDGARDVLEVYGAAKLPHIDRDLLAGLVGRPASRIFLYEGHVGGSFGVRGEIGPEDVLVCLAALRLGRPVGWVEDRREHILAASPGRAQRHLARVAAGDDGRLLAIDVNFQLDQGAYLRPDALTAADLTAAMLPGPYELPAYRVRGEVLLTNKTPLGPCRGGGVAEAAFVRERLMDAVADRLGIDPTELRARNLIPRDAMPFKRPMTVLDWPVVYDSGDYAGLLERAAETLGIDALHRRLAARRAKGELVGLGLSIVVEPSAGGGGDGVRITIDDTGTVEVVTGAADIGQGVETVIAQIVADILAVPYTDVRVVHGRTDWIGFGQGARGNRTTVMTGTAAQQAAEKVREKALAAAAALIGVSAERLMLEAGEVRAIDHSDAPGLPIGAVARALRPERVAALGPDLAPDDGAGLSGEAWVTLDGPTYPYAVHAAVVAVDEDTGAATVERYLVAADVGNAINPRLIEGQLSGGAAHGIGGALSEELAYSPGGEPLAMTLSDYVLPTADQIPDIECLIADDAPSPLTPLGMKGCGGLGTSGAGAAIAAAIDAAIGQPGAITELPVTPARLRAILRGVG
- a CDS encoding ABC transporter ATP-binding protein, encoding MSLLAVKNLSRRFGGVTAVDDVSFTVGAGEAVALIGPNGAGKSTCFNLIDGQLAADTGEIVFDGQTISGLKPRQLFRLGIARTFQIATVFPTMTVAENVQLALLSHRREIFRFAGAVAKRHRSEAVALLARVGLADSADRAARMLAYGDVKRLELAIALANRPRLLLMDEPAAGMAPQERAGLVELVRGVVADGQVSVLFTEHSMDVVFSFADRVLVLADGRLIASGTPDEVRADRTVQERYLGTGPEARA
- a CDS encoding ABC transporter substrate-binding protein; its protein translation is MAGWGIRAATGLAFALAAIVPSAAQDPIKIGEMNSYKAIPAFLEPYSKGMELAVEEVNAAGGVLGRPLEVVARDDGANPGDAVRTAEELVAREGVDLLAGTFLSNVGLAVAEYAKQRKVFFLASEPLSDKLTWENGNRYTFRLRPSTYMQVAMLMDAVEASGAKRWALVYPNYEYGTSAAETFKQLLKERVPDAEIVTEQAPPLRKIDAGAVVQALADSRPDGIFNALFAGDLAQFVREGQTRGLFDEMAVVSLITGEPEYLNPLGGDTPTGWAVTGYPWYGIDTPEHDAFLSAYQEMFDDNPYLGSVVGYSTIKAIAAGIEKAGTTDTEALVDAFKGLTVETPFGDVTFREIDHQSTMGAYVGSLDLVDGEGRMVDFRYVSGEEVMPSDEMVRELRPAD
- a CDS encoding FAD binding domain-containing protein, with amino-acid sequence MKPAAFTYLAPRTIDEALSQLADAGGDARILAGGQSLVPAMAYRLAQPSILVDVNGLTDAPPLAEEDGRLEIGPLVRHQDLRRLSPQRPLGALLSSMAEKVGPWPVRCRGTFCGSLAQADPASEWALAVVALDVNLTLESRQDGPRSVPASEFFAGVMATTAREDEMMTAATIAELPGATRWGFSEFGRRTGDYATVLALALYELKGGRMTRVRIATGGAEAVPRRLSEVEEALEGSAPSKPRFLQAAELAAEIIDPLEDYQADALYRRDLVRSMVLRALQQTTR
- a CDS encoding ABC transporter ATP-binding protein, which codes for MSPVLEIEALSAWYGEAQILFDVDLTLGRGEVVALMGRNGAGKSTTLKAIMGLGVRVDGAVRFLGQSIVGAPAYRIARAGLGYVPEDRRIFKGLTLEENLDIGRHPPRTWPDGRPAPSWTQADLFRLFPNLARMPGRAGGAMSGGEQQMLTVARTLMSNPLALLLDEPSEGVAPLIVEEMAATVRALKAEGLSVLLCEQNLGFARAVADRAVVLEQGRVCFSGTMDALVSDPDAQARYLGV
- a CDS encoding (2Fe-2S)-binding protein; translated protein: MSGRVSVSFRLNGSDCTAEVEPRQTVADLLRAMHLTGTPVGCEQGVCGSCTVIVDDDPARACLMFACQLEGRSLRTVEGLATGGRLHALQEAFDEEDAVQCGFCTPGFLMLAAAALEHDPFLNDDAIDALVSMNLCRCTGYGPIRRAIRRAAKEARRAP
- a CDS encoding ABC transporter permease: MTLDGLLFQALNGLAQASSLFMVAAGLSLVFGVTRIVNLAHGSFFMLGLYLAWTVATTVGGALGFWGALLVAPLIVAGLGVVIEVAILRRLYRAPELFQLLSTFAVLLVLNDAALYLWGPEDLLGPRAAGLEGAVTLLGRRFPTYDLFLIAIGPAVLLALHVLVSRSRFGRLIRAATEDREMVGALGVNQALLFTAVFALAAGLAGLGGALQLPRQPATLTLDLDIIADAFVVTVVGGMGSIPGAFLAAILIAEIKALCIGIGQISVFGLDLNLSKFTLVAEFVVMAVVLVIRPYGLLGRAPPPVRSSAPPEAPLRVQGWRFRGAALVLILVLALLPLAAADRPYSLVIATDILIAVLFAASLHFIMGPAGLDSFGHAAYFGLGAYGAALAVTKLGLPMGPAFVVAPLAAAAGAALFGWFCVRLSGVYLAMLTLAFAQIVWSILHQWEAVTGGSNGIFGVWPPAPFDSRGGLYLLALAVTVAGVFAIRTITYAPFGYAMRAGRDSPLRSEAIGIGVLRVHWLAFVIAGALAGLAGALFAFSKGSVSPEIASIAKSVDGLAMVLLGGVHSLGGPIVGATVFTWLSDTVSRATDYWRALLGGIILLIVLVMPGGIMGTVTRAVRTLRRRAA